The nucleotide window CGGAGAGCGACGCACCGCACAACGTCAGCGCATTCTTGATTCCCACCGACGAGTTTGCCGTCGAGACCGTCTGGGAGACCCTCGGTGCACGGAGCATCAAATCACCCAAGGTCTCGCTGTCGGACGTTCGCGTATCTTCCGAGCGGCTCGTGGGCGAGGAGGATGAAGCGTACGTCGAGCGCGGTCGGATAAACACGGGCGTCAATGTTCCTGCCCGCGCGGTCGGCATCGCGCGAGCGGCGCTCGAAGACACCGTGGCCCACGTCTCCGAGCGTGAGCAGTTCGGCCAGTCCATCGGCGACTTTCAGGGAGTTCGCTGGCGCGTCGGCGATATGGCCACTCGCACCGATACCGCCCGCCTACTCACGCTCCGGGCGGCCGACCGCGCCGACCGCGGCGAAGATGCGAGCCGTGAGTCGAGCATGGCGAAGATCCAGGCGACCGAGGCCGCCGTCACGAACACGAACGAGGCGCTCCAGCTTCACGGCGGTATCGGCTACACGGCCGAGCGCGACATCGAGCGCTATCTCCGGGATGCGCGCCTGCTCACCATCGCCGGCGGGCCGAACGAACTGCATCGAAATACGCTCGCCGATGCGGTTCTCGGCGAGTAGCCGTTTCGACCCTCAGTCGCCGCTATAGGTCGTCGTGCGCCCCCAACTGGTGGTCTTGCCCCAGAGACCGGAACGCATGCACTCGAGTTCGACGATCTGTGAGTTGTCGACGAACAGGTTGACGTTCGGACCGAAGTTCTTGATGTACCACTCGAACATCTCCGGGCCGGGGGCCTCGAAGACGCAGTTCTCCGCGCCGAGCTCGTTGGCGATCCGATAGGCGACGTCCGTGCGCCACTCGACGACCTCTTCGGTGATCCCCTCGGCCTCGACCATCAGGAGATCAGCACCGGCATCGAGATGGCGCTCGCCCTCGCGGATGGCCATATCGGGGTCCTGCTGGCCCTCCTCCAGGTCCTCGGGATCGGAGGCACCGCCCGCGCCAAACTGGACGTTGATCTCGGGTTTCGGCTCGACACCGTCGACCTCCGAGACCATCTCGGTCATCGCCACCATGTCGTCGGCGTCGATCGCGAGAAAGCCGGAGGAAATCTCCACGATGTCGAAGCCCATCTCGGCGCACTCCTCGACGTATCGATCCACTTTGTCGTTGTCACGGATCAGGACGTTCTCGATGAACCCGCCAGTCGAGACCTTCACGTCGAACTCGTGGCAGATGTCGATGAGCTCTCGCACCGCATCCTCGGGCATCAGCGAGAACGAGCCGCCCGAAAACTTGTAGATGTCGACGTACCAGCCCATCGTCTCCAGGATGTCCCGCAGCTCGCGGGGGCCCATCGGATCGTAGTACGGCCCGCGCATCTCGGTGATCCCCTTCTCGCGGGGTTTCTCCGGTCGCTCGTTGACGTGCAGGAAGTCGAAGGCCCTGTCGAACGGTCTGTCTGCCATACCCGTTCGTGTTCACCGGCCGAGCACTTAGCTGTTGGTGACGGCTCAGTCGAGCAACGCCGTGAGATCGGCCACGTCGTGGTCCTCCAGATTCTCGACGGTGTCGATGATCTCCCGTCTGTGATCCTCGTCGTACCGTTCCTCGGTCATCGTGGTGAACTTCTCCTCGACCTGCTCCCACGTCATCGGGTTCGTCGGATGGCCGTTGAACGCGTCCTTTTCGACGTGGCGCGTCGAGTCGTCGGCGAGTGCGATGTCGATGACTGCGGGCATCTCGCCGTTCTCGAACCGTTCGGTGAGCTCCTCGTCCTCCTCGACCTCCACGGTTCTCAGGAGTTCCTGCACGTCGTCTTGCTGGATACGTTCCGCGTCGTAGGCGTCGTTGGTCATCTCGCGGTCGATGAGCGCAGCTGCGAGCATGTACGGGAGCGAGTGGTCGGCCTGAGCCTTCGTTTCGACTTCGTATCTGCTCCCCTCGCCGCCGCCGATGATGAGCTTCGCGCCGTGGAAGGTGTCGAGATGGATCGAGTTCACCTGTTCGGGAT belongs to Halococcus qingdaonensis and includes:
- a CDS encoding acyl-CoA dehydrogenase family protein; translation: MRFELTDAQRDLRNELREYARSGIAPRAAELDRNEEYPSEILADLGDRRFTGLTLPEEYGGRGAGLVELVIAIEELSAAMMPVASALALHLGVATVVERFGSERLKAEYLPAMARFETVGALGLSEDHAGSDKLAMKTRAERAGGNGDDDWILNGHKRWVTNFFDADTVLTYAKTGPESDAPHNVSAFLIPTDEFAVETVWETLGARSIKSPKVSLSDVRVSSERLVGEEDEAYVERGRINTGVNVPARAVGIARAALEDTVAHVSEREQFGQSIGDFQGVRWRVGDMATRTDTARLLTLRAADRADRGEDASRESSMAKIQATEAAVTNTNEALQLHGGIGYTAERDIERYLRDARLLTIAGGPNELHRNTLADAVLGE
- a CDS encoding phosphosulfolactate synthase, coding for MADRPFDRAFDFLHVNERPEKPREKGITEMRGPYYDPMGPRELRDILETMGWYVDIYKFSGGSFSLMPEDAVRELIDICHEFDVKVSTGGFIENVLIRDNDKVDRYVEECAEMGFDIVEISSGFLAIDADDMVAMTEMVSEVDGVEPKPEINVQFGAGGASDPEDLEEGQQDPDMAIREGERHLDAGADLLMVEAEGITEEVVEWRTDVAYRIANELGAENCVFEAPGPEMFEWYIKNFGPNVNLFVDNSQIVELECMRSGLWGKTTSWGRTTTYSGD